In the genome of Homalodisca vitripennis isolate AUS2020 unplaced genomic scaffold, UT_GWSS_2.1 ScUCBcl_5286;HRSCAF=11945, whole genome shotgun sequence, the window acatacatgGTCAATGTGTGATTTCCAATTAAGGCTTGCTGTCAAGATGAAAACCCAACAATTTTACagattgatcttcataattttcaGATAAGCTGAGAAGCAGATTTTGCGTTTTCTCCTGATTACATATCAGTCTATTAGAAGTGAACCAATTTAAAGCCAAGCTGTGAGATGCATCCATGTTTTCTTTCAGAGTATTCAACTGCTTATTAGATGAAAAaagagtggtgtcatcagcataaataacaatgttagacAACACATTAGAgggcagatcatttataaaaatgatgaataagaATGGTCCTAAAACTGAACCCTGTGGTACACCTGTGGCCACAGAAAGAGTGGTAGACTGCTGAGCCCCGAACAGAAACATATTGTACTCTATTCGATAGATATGACTGCAATATATTAATGGAATTTTTCTGATATACCATAGATCTTAAGTTTGTCGAGGAGGATGCCATGATTCACGCAATCgaacgccttacttaaatcaatgaGTGTCAAAGCAACTGACTCCTTTTGTTCAACAAGCATGAAGTGCTTTAACGACTATTTCTGTAACGGCAGAAGTTTGTAGATTTATTGGTACGAAAGCCATGTTGGTtattactgattatattattGGACTCAAAATGTTGATTAAGTTGATGATACATTATAgattcaaaaacttttgataagATGGGGACTATAGAAATTGGGCGATAGCTTTGGGGCAGAGATCGGTTCCCCTTTTTTGTAGACTGGCAATACCTTGGAAATTTTTAGAAGATCAGGAAAATATCCATGTAATAAGCATTGATTGAAGATGAAAGCTAATGGTGAACTGATGTGTTTTATTGTGTTCTTgacaatataattagatataccaTAAAAGTCGGAAGTTTTAGAGTTTGACAATTTAGCAGCTACCTTAGTTACATCAGTTGGGGTGATTAATGACCAAGTAAATTGAGGTACACAGTTAGTTAAAGTGTTAGCCAGTAGGTTGGTTGCCAATATGTCAGTGTTATCAATGTTAGTTTGAATGTCTGCCACAGACTGTATGAAATACTGGTTAGTTAGGTGTGGATCAAGTGTTGTTGGTGTCACACCTGTGTTGTTTTTGTGTTGGAGACATTCTGAAGTCTTAAGTAACTCTGACCTTTGTTTTTGTTCTCAGAATTTACTGAGTTACTTAACAAAAGATAGAAACCATTAATGTACAAATGACTCATGAAAAACCTGTTTGTTACAGGTCGGTTGGTGGGGACTGCAAGAAGGAGGGTGTCTGCCCTGCAACTGTGATGATATCGGCTCTGTGAACAGCTCCTGTGATGCATCTAACGGACAATGTTACTGTAAGCCTGGTGTTGGGGGCCTGAAGTGTAACCAGTGCCTTCCTCTCTTCTATGGACTTTCTGTCTACGGATGTGCAGGTTGGAGGCATAAAGATGTATTATTAGGAACAAACCTTGTATACTGTCTCAGAAGTCATTACTTACCATGTAATAAACCTTGTATACAATCTCAAAAGTCACTAATTACCATGtaacaaaacttgtatacaaTCTCAGGAGTCACTCATTAACATGTAACAAAACTTGAACACAATCTTAGGAGTCACTAATTACCatgtaataaaacttgtatacaaTCTCAGGAGTCTTTAACTAActtgtaacaaaaacattttgactGTTCCAGAATGTGACATTTGTAACAAACCTGGACACATCTGTGATCCAGACACTGGACGTTGTGTTTGTCCTCCGTACACTCAGGGGCCAGAGTGTCAGTACTGTCTGCCGAACTGTTGGGGACATCAGGCTGTCAGAGGATGCAAGGTCAGTAACTGTGGATCTGGGATGTAGGATTTAAACCATTTGGGAGAAAACAGTTTAAAGTTATGCTAAGATCTGTGATGTAATACAATGCTCACATGAAGTGGGTTGACTGCATGCATCCACAGAATGTTGGCTTATTGTCCTTGTGAGCACAAAACTGTTGAATGGCATGACAAGATTCTTAGAGATACTTACATGTGTAAATGTCTGGTTACAGCCGTGCAACTGTGAACCACACGGGATCCATTGGGCTCCAGTGTAATGAAGTATCCGGTCACTGTAAGTGCCACGAAGGATACGCCGGTGCCCAGTGTAACAGCTGTGCCAGAGGCTACTACGGGTTCCCTCAGTGCCGACCTTGTGACTGCAACAGAGCAGGAACCAACCCTCAACATTGCCCTGGAGGAGTCTGTGTTTGTGATGACAACGGGCAGTGTCCCTGTAAGGTCAGTTacatttacagtttaatatataacacacaacaacttttaaaattcacaacTGACATTCAGAAATTGTGAAAAAGCATAGAATTTATTGATTGATTCAGTACTATGCAAGAAAATTTTTGTGACAAAGATCAGTGGTGTAACTAGGAAGGCTTTGGGGAGGGATAAAACTGATTGAGGAGTACACCAATCCTGGGGCATggaataaaatatagatttgaaTTAATCAGATAGGCCTAATTCAAAGCAAAACATTTAACagctgtatttcaaacaagttagATTGCTGCTatacctatatttttaaattgttttgaagttTTTGGGTAGGGAGTGTTTCTATCCTTCTCACCACCATCCTTAGTTGGGATTCTTAGTTCTTAGGGTATATATTCACatcttaaaattgttatattcaaataatattacaatctGATAAAATATGGCTTGAAATTTATGTAATGACCTTGGTTCCTTCCATATTTTGACAAAACTACTGCAGTATATAAATGATTTGTGGAAATTCAATagtgtaaatgtataaaactgtagTAAACagcataaaatttaacataaaaaatgttatgaactGATTGAAATGGAAAGTACCAAACACATCCACAGCTAAGCATCCCATTTGTGAGGCTCAAGGGGTATGT includes:
- the LOC124373304 gene encoding laminin subunit beta-1-like; the protein is MDFLSTDVQNVTFVTNLDTSVIQTLDVVFVLRTLRGQSVSTVCRTVGDIRLSEDASRATVNHTGSIGLQCNEVSGHCKCHEGYAGAQCNSCARGYYGFPQCRPCDCNRAGTNPQHCPGGVCVCDDNGQCPCKSNAAGRKCGECKAGTFGLMEEQPDGCVQWLLLQQNYAVPRS